The genomic region GCCTTTTTTTAAAGCAGCAAGGTATATAAAGGGCTTAAAGGCACTCCCGGACTGTATCTTTGCTGACACTGCTCTGTTGTACGGGCTTTTTTCAAAATCCCTTCCCCCGACCATGGCATACACATACCCTGTATCAACATCCATACATATTAATGCACCTTCAACCTTCAAGCTCCTCACAGGTTGAAACAGATTTAGCCTCCTTTTGTCCATGCCCCCGTATATACCTTTTACAACATCTCCCGGTTTAAAAGGAAAGGCATTGATTGTAAGTATCCCCTTTTCCTTACCTGCAAAAATCGAGTAACCATCTTTTATTCTTTCAGATATTAAGAGATTATATGTCTTTCCAACCTTGAGACCTGAAAGCTTTAAATCCCTGTCCTCCGCCTTTATAAAATCATCCCATTTCCTTTTCTCTAAACGGTACAAAACAACATATTGTCCATTTCTCTGTTCATAGAGGGTTAAACCCCTTCTTATCGCTTCTTCGCCTAACCTCTGGAGCCCGGGATCAACCGTTGCATAAATCTTTAACCCTCTATTCGACAAAACCCCCTTTCCATACTTATCTTCGATATACCGGAATACAAAATCCTTGAAATAACTATCAGCAAATACACCGTTGTCTTCTCTGATATTTATTCTCTCTTTCAACATTTCCTTTTTTCTTTTCTCATCTATAAAACCTTTCTCATGCATCTGGGCTATTACATATTCTTGCCTGAGCCTTGCATTACCAAGATGCCTTTTTGGTGTATACCTTGATGGCGCCTGAACAATCCCTGCAAGAAGGGCTGCTTCTGCTCTTGATATTTCCCAGGCATGTTTTCCAAAATATACCTGCGCCGCTGCTTCTACACCATACACCCCATGCCCCATATAAATATTGTTCAAATAGAGATTTAAAATCTCCTTTTTTGACAGATAATGTTCCAATCTATAGGCAAGAATTGCCTCTCTTGTTTTCCTCAATATGCTTCTTTCTGGACCTAAAATGAGCGATTTAATTACCTGCTGGGTAATCGTGCTCCCCCCCTGAACTACCTTCCCATAGACGATATTTTTCCATAGGGCCCTTAAAATGCTTAATGGGTCAACAGCCCCATGTTTAAAAAAATCGGCATCCTCTGCAGCTAAAAATGCATCTCTCACATACTTTGGAATCTTATTATACTGCACAAAAATCCTGTTATCAGGGACAAGGAGATAGGCCAGTTGATCATTCACACCATATATACTACTCACAGGTTTATTCTCTAAATTTTTAAGAACCCTTACCGATGGAATGTCATTTATCACATAGATATAAAAACCAAAAACCATGAGAAGGGCAGAGAATATTACCAGCAAGATTAAATAAGACTGCAATCTCTTTTTCAAAACACTATCTCTCCTCTTAACCATATTAGTTATCCGTGATTACCCTCATCTGTTTGAGGATTCGAGGATTCAATCCCGCCATTGGCGGGACTTGACCACTGACTTTCAACACTTTAAAAAATCGAACATGTTACAATAGCCTTAGCAATCAATTCCCCATCGACACTCTTTACATCTACATCAGATACTGCAAATTTTTTTCCCTTGTGGATTACTTTCCCTTCAGCGTAAACGACAGCATCCTTAACCGGCACAAGGTAATTTACCTTCATTTCAAGCGTTAGCGCCCTCTCATTATCATTAGTTGTGGTCAATATAGAATTTATACCGGCTGAATCTGCAAGACTCGCTATAGCACCCCCGTGTAAGTAACCAAATGGGTGTGTGAGAGAATTTTTAAAATCAAGTTTAAGTTTTGCAAAACCTTTGCTGATTTCAACCACTTCAATACCGAGAAGCCCATAATACGGTGTACCTTTTGCTAACTTTAACTGTATATCTTCTTTCATATCGATAAATTGTTTAAAATCTATCCTAAAACCTACATTTTATCAACATCATTTTAAAAAAAACAGTAAACAGCTAACTATGAGTAGATTCCCACGGGCAAGCCCGTGGCACTAATACATACACGCATTGCGTGAATAATAATACATTCACCCACGCTTGAAAGCGTGGTCCTCTGCTTGCCTTGCGCCGCCCGTTGGAATCTATACAGCGAACACCGTGAGCGAGAGGGGGAGGCTCTGCGGGCTTTGCCTTAAGGAGGGGGCGACGCAAGCTCCAGTAATAGTGAAAAGACCGTGCTTCAAGAATTCGAGTGATTAATCAACTTGAACCCTTGAACCCTCGAATC from Pseudomonadota bacterium harbors:
- a CDS encoding PaaI family thioesterase; its protein translation is MKEDIQLKLAKGTPYYGLLGIEVVEISKGFAKLKLDFKNSLTHPFGYLHGGAIASLADSAGINSILTTTNDNERALTLEMKVNYLVPVKDAVVYAEGKVIHKGKKFAVSDVDVKSVDGELIAKAIVTCSIF
- a CDS encoding PBP1A family penicillin-binding protein is translated as MKKRLQSYLILLVIFSALLMVFGFYIYVINDIPSVRVLKNLENKPVSSIYGVNDQLAYLLVPDNRIFVQYNKIPKYVRDAFLAAEDADFFKHGAVDPLSILRALWKNIVYGKVVQGGSTITQQVIKSLILGPERSILRKTREAILAYRLEHYLSKKEILNLYLNNIYMGHGVYGVEAAAQVYFGKHAWEISRAEAALLAGIVQAPSRYTPKRHLGNARLRQEYVIAQMHEKGFIDEKRKKEMLKERINIREDNGVFADSYFKDFVFRYIEDKYGKGVLSNRGLKIYATVDPGLQRLGEEAIRRGLTLYEQRNGQYVVLYRLEKRKWDDFIKAEDRDLKLSGLKVGKTYNLLISERIKDGYSIFAGKEKGILTINAFPFKPGDVVKGIYGGMDKRRLNLFQPVRSLKVEGALICMDVDTGYVYAMVGGRDFEKSPYNRAVSAKIQSGSAFKPFIYLAALKKGYNLDSVIIDEPKEYLVGLGKTWTPKNYDNKYEGQITIKDAVAYSKNAATVRLLEEIGVSAVKESMEELGINAELENNLSIALGTSNLTLLDLVKGFSVFANGGSRVKPIFVRKVTDGEGNVIEESGVEKQRAISEEIASKMNMLLKGPVEYGTAKGASKLGYPVAGKTGTTSNYYDALFIGYSPHIATGVWVGFDSRTSLGKGESGARVCLPIWMNFMGSALKRYPPDDFSGQSSSETWPRIY